From the genome of Corallococcus macrosporus DSM 14697:
GCTCCAGCCACGCGGCGCCAGCATCCCGGGCCTCCGCGCGCAAGGCCCGGCGAGTCTGGGGCGTGTCGGTGTGGACCAGCGCCACCAGGCCCGCGGCGGCGAGCGCGAGCGCCACCTCCATGTCGCCGTGGGTGGTGGAGACGTGCCAGCCCAGGTCGAACAGCCGGCGCTCCAACTGGAAGGCGCGGGTGCTGGCGTCCGCGCTGGCGGGCAGCAGGACGATGGCGCCGGGCTGTCCCAGCTTCGCGCGCCGCTCGGGCTGCGTGACGAGCGAGGCGTCCACCTTGCCCGGCGCCGAATCCTCCGCGGGGCCCAGGACCATGCCCGCGCCCACGGTGTCATGGGTGAGCGCGTCAATGACGATGAACGCGCCCGTGCGGCGGTTGTCGCGGTACGGGTCCGTCAGCAGGGGGCGCCGGCAGACCAGGCGCACCCGGCCGATGTCATTGAGCGACAGCGACTCCGCGGGCTGTTCGGACAGGTCCGCCAGCTCCTTGCGCCACAGCACCCGTTCGATGTGGGCGGGCGCGGTGCGCGTGGCCTGCTTCACCAGGTAGCGGCGGGCGCAGTCCAGCGGCTGCTCACCGAACCACACGAGCATCGCGTCGAGCTGATGGAGCGCCAGCGGCGGCTGGTCCACGTGGGCCAGCACGTCGCCCCGGCTGGCGTCCACCTCGTCCGCCAGCCGGAGCGTCACGGAAGCAGGGGACGCGGCCACCTCCAGCGGCCCGTCGAACGTGTCGATGCCCGCCACGCGCGTGCGGCGCCCGGAGGGGTGGACCTGGATTTCATCCCCCACGCGGAGGGTGCCGGAGGCAATCTGTCCCGCCAGCCCCCGGTAGTCCTGGTGGGGCCGCAGCACGTACTGGACGGGGAAGCGGAAGGGCGCGTCGTCCTGCCGGCGCTGGTGGGGCAGGGACTCCAACCACGCGAGCAGCGTGCCGCCCTCGTGCCAGGGCGTGCGGGCGCTGGGCCGGGTGATGTTGTCTCCGCGGCTGGCGCTGACGGGGAAGAGCCGCACGCCCTCGAAGCCGAGCGCGCGGGCGAAGTCCACCAGCTCGGCGCCGATGCGCTCGAACGCGTCCCGGTCGAAGCCCGTGAGGTCCATCTTGTTCACCGCCACGGCCAGGTAGGGGATGCCCAGCAGCGAGGCGATGTACGCGTGACGGCGCGTCTGCGGCAGCACGCCCAGGCGCGCGTCCACCAGGATGACCGCCGCGTCCGCCGTGGAGGCGCCGGTGGCCATGTTGCGCGTGTACTGGATGTGACCCGGCGTGTCCGCGACGATGACCTTGCGCCGCGCCGTGCTCAGGTAGCGGTAGGCGACGTCGATGGTGATGCCCTGCTCGCGCTCGGCGCGCAGGCCGTCCGTGAAGAGGGAGAAGTCCAGCGCCTCCTCGTCCGCGCCGGCCGCGGCCTTCAGGCCCTGGGCCAGCGCCTCCGGGGACGCGGAGACGGCGGCGGCCCGCTTCGCGCTGGCCTTGCGCACCGCTTGAATCTGGTCCTCGAAGAGGCCGTCGCACTCGTAGAGGAGCCTGCCGATGAGGGTGGACTTGCCGTCGTCCACGGAGCCGACCACGACGAGCCGGAGCAGCTCGCGGGCGGAGTGCTGGTCGAGCAGTTGCTGCAGTCCGGTGTCCATCAGAAGTAGCCCTCGCGCTTCTTGAGCTCCATGGAGCCCTCTTCGTCGTGGTCGATGAGCCGGCCCTGCCGTTCGGACTGGCGGGCGCTCACCATCTCGTGGATGACGGTCTCCACCGTGGTGGCGGAGGATTCGATGGCGCCGCTGAGCGGGTAGCAGCCCAGCGTGCGGAAGCGCACGCGCCGGAGCACGGGCTTCTCCCCGGGGCGCAGCCGCATGCGCTCGTCGTCCACCATGAGCAGCGTGCCGCCCCGGTCAATCACCGGGCGCTCGGCCGCGAAGTAGAGCGGCACCACGGGGATGCGCTCGCGCAGCACGTAGTGCCACACGTCCAGCTCCGTCCAGTTGGACAGCGGGAAGACGCGCATGCTCTCGCCCGCGTCGACGCGGCCGTTGAAGAGGTTCCACAGCTCGGGGCGCTGCCGGCGCGGATCCCACTGGCCGTGCCTGTCCCGGAAGGAGAACACCCGCTCCTTGGCGCGGGACTTCTCCTCGTCACGCCGCGCGCCGCCGAACGCCGCGTCGAAGCCATGCTTCGCCAGCGCCTCCAACAGCGACTGCGTCTTCATCGCGTGGGTGTACTTCTGGCTGCCGTGGTCGAAGGGGTTGATGCCCTCGGCCAGCGCGCGCTGGTTCTGGTGGACGATGAGGCGCAGCC
Proteins encoded in this window:
- a CDS encoding sulfate adenylyltransferase subunit 1; this encodes MDTGLQQLLDQHSARELLRLVVVGSVDDGKSTLIGRLLYECDGLFEDQIQAVRKASAKRAAAVSASPEALAQGLKAAAGADEEALDFSLFTDGLRAEREQGITIDVAYRYLSTARRKVIVADTPGHIQYTRNMATGASTADAAVILVDARLGVLPQTRRHAYIASLLGIPYLAVAVNKMDLTGFDRDAFERIGAELVDFARALGFEGVRLFPVSASRGDNITRPSARTPWHEGGTLLAWLESLPHQRRQDDAPFRFPVQYVLRPHQDYRGLAGQIASGTLRVGDEIQVHPSGRRTRVAGIDTFDGPLEVAASPASVTLRLADEVDASRGDVLAHVDQPPLALHQLDAMLVWFGEQPLDCARRYLVKQATRTAPAHIERVLWRKELADLSEQPAESLSLNDIGRVRLVCRRPLLTDPYRDNRRTGAFIVIDALTHDTVGAGMVLGPAEDSAPGKVDASLVTQPERRAKLGQPGAIVLLPASADASTRAFQLERRLFDLGWHVSTTHGDMEVALALAAAGLVALVHTDTPQTRRALRAEARDAGAAWLELDASEDLEAQLARVVSLREAAR
- the cysD gene encoding sulfate adenylyltransferase subunit CysD, with the protein product MSEHSFARASHLSELEAESIHILRETVAEFANPVMLYSIGKDSQVLLHLARKAFHPAPLPFPLLHVDTTWKFRDMYAFRDAFVARHGLRLIVHQNQRALAEGINPFDHGSQKYTHAMKTQSLLEALAKHGFDAAFGGARRDEEKSRAKERVFSFRDRHGQWDPRRQRPELWNLFNGRVDAGESMRVFPLSNWTELDVWHYVLRERIPVVPLYFAAERPVIDRGGTLLMVDDERMRLRPGEKPVLRRVRFRTLGCYPLSGAIESSATTVETVIHEMVSARQSERQGRLIDHDEEGSMELKKREGYF